In Chitinophagales bacterium, the following proteins share a genomic window:
- a CDS encoding deoxynucleoside kinase, with product MQYDFLTIEGNIGSGKTSLSKMLAEQYNTDLLLEEFAENPFLPDFYKNPDRYAFQLELFFMAGRYEQMKERLLNRDLFGQKIISDYLFSKSLLFASVTLKSQEYKLYRKLFSIIYSSLPLPGISIYLWNDIDRLLQNIKKRGRDYEQEISADYLEKIQNAYLNYFKNHHKKPYLILDVSDVDFVNNAEDFKKISSLIEDSNAPRNAVVRV from the coding sequence ATGCAATATGACTTTCTGACCATTGAGGGAAATATAGGCTCCGGAAAAACCAGCCTGAGCAAAATGCTCGCGGAACAGTACAATACCGATCTACTGCTGGAAGAATTTGCCGAAAACCCGTTTCTGCCTGATTTTTATAAAAACCCCGACCGCTACGCTTTTCAACTTGAACTGTTTTTTATGGCAGGCCGCTATGAGCAGATGAAGGAAAGACTGCTGAACCGGGATTTGTTCGGGCAGAAAATCATCAGCGATTATCTTTTTTCAAAATCGCTGCTTTTTGCCAGTGTCACGCTGAAAAGCCAGGAATACAAACTTTACCGAAAATTGTTTTCCATAATCTATTCCAGCCTACCGCTTCCGGGGATCAGCATTTATCTCTGGAATGATATTGATCGCTTGCTTCAAAACATCAAAAAAAGGGGCAGGGACTACGAGCAGGAAATATCGGCCGATTACCTGGAAAAAATACAAAATGCCTATTTGAATTATTTCAAGAACCACCACAAAAAGCCCTATCTCATCCTGGATGTTTCTGATGTTGATTTTGTAAACAACGCTGAAGATTTCAAAAAAATCTCTTCATTGATTGAAGATAGCAATGCTCCCAGGAATGCTGTTGTAAGGGTTTGA
- the sppA gene encoding signal peptide peptidase SppA, producing MKQFLKFFLASTFGVVAGFLLLIFLLVGIVSGIASKATVDKDLEVKPNSVLKIALNYPIPERASQDPFANFSFSDFEPKKTPGLYEIRKAIKRAKSDDNIKGIYIESATIMAGSATLESIREALLDFKESGKFIFAYEEVLTQRGYHLSSVSDRIFLNPVGLLEFKGYRTELAFFKHALEKLEIEPQIFYAGKYKSATEPFRLDSMSDANREQITFLINDLYGRFIADIAEGRDLSPVLLDSIADNLLVKFPEEAKAYKMVDELAYYDQVQEYLKSELGLDEADELEMVSLRKYAFNKKTDAEKLLEKDKIAVLFAQGGIVDGDGEIDDIGSARYLKAIQKIRNDEDVKALVLRVNSGGGSALASDIILRELEMANERMPVIVSMGDVAASGGYYIACGADTILAEANTITGSIGVFGILPNVQGLMNNKFGITFDKVQTGKYSDIGTLTRPMRADEKEIIQSGVDRVYLTFKERVSEGRGMDISYVDSVGQGRVWTGVQAKELGLVDVLGGLDEAIAIAVHKAGIESYKIKEYPEVKDLREQLMKSLTGEIKLRIFKTLAGEQYEYFAKINALKKWQGVQARMPFEIEIY from the coding sequence ATGAAACAGTTCTTAAAATTTTTCCTCGCATCTACATTCGGAGTTGTTGCCGGATTTCTGTTATTGATCTTTTTGCTTGTCGGCATAGTTTCTGGCATTGCATCCAAAGCTACTGTTGATAAGGATTTGGAAGTTAAGCCAAACAGCGTTTTAAAAATTGCATTGAATTATCCAATCCCGGAAAGAGCCAGTCAGGATCCTTTTGCAAATTTCAGTTTTTCAGATTTTGAGCCAAAGAAAACACCCGGTTTATACGAAATCAGAAAAGCAATAAAAAGAGCTAAAAGTGACGATAATATAAAAGGGATTTATATAGAATCAGCTACCATTATGGCCGGTTCTGCAACTTTGGAATCCATTCGAGAAGCATTGTTGGATTTTAAAGAAAGTGGCAAATTTATTTTTGCTTATGAAGAAGTACTCACACAAAGAGGCTATCATCTTAGCTCTGTTTCAGACAGAATATTCCTAAACCCTGTAGGGCTTTTAGAATTTAAGGGCTATCGCACCGAGCTGGCATTTTTCAAACATGCACTTGAAAAATTAGAAATTGAACCCCAAATATTTTATGCCGGGAAATACAAAAGTGCTACAGAGCCGTTTCGCTTAGACTCTATGAGTGATGCCAACAGAGAACAGATTACTTTTTTGATCAATGACCTTTACGGAAGATTTATTGCTGACATTGCAGAAGGGCGTGATTTGAGTCCGGTATTGCTTGACAGTATTGCGGATAATTTATTGGTGAAATTTCCCGAAGAAGCCAAAGCATATAAAATGGTAGATGAACTGGCTTATTACGACCAGGTTCAGGAATATCTGAAGAGCGAACTGGGATTGGACGAAGCTGATGAACTGGAAATGGTTTCTCTGAGAAAATATGCTTTCAACAAAAAAACAGATGCTGAAAAATTGCTTGAAAAAGATAAAATTGCTGTTTTATTTGCCCAGGGCGGTATTGTTGATGGCGATGGGGAAATTGATGATATCGGTTCGGCAAGATACCTGAAAGCCATACAAAAAATAAGGAATGATGAAGATGTTAAGGCACTGGTACTGAGGGTGAATTCAGGAGGGGGTTCTGCACTTGCTTCAGATATTATTTTAAGAGAACTTGAAATGGCCAATGAGCGCATGCCCGTTATTGTATCTATGGGAGATGTAGCAGCTTCCGGTGGTTACTACATTGCCTGTGGAGCAGATACAATTCTTGCAGAGGCCAATACCATTACCGGATCTATAGGTGTTTTTGGTATTTTACCTAATGTGCAGGGATTGATGAACAACAAGTTCGGTATCACATTCGATAAAGTACAAACCGGCAAATATTCTGATATTGGAACACTTACCCGGCCGATGAGAGCTGATGAAAAAGAAATTATACAGAGTGGTGTAGATCGTGTTTACCTCACATTTAAAGAACGTGTTTCTGAAGGCAGGGGTATGGATATAAGCTATGTTGATAGTGTAGGGCAGGGAAGAGTTTGGACAGGTGTTCAGGCAAAGGAACTCGGCCTTGTAGATGTATTGGGAGGATTGGACGAAGCCATTGCTATTGCTGTTCACAAAGCAGGAATTGAATCCTACAAAATCAAAGAATATCCTGAAGTTAAGGATTTAAGAGAACAGCTAATGAAAAGTTTGACAGGTGAAATTAAATTGCGTATTTTCAAAACATTAGCCGGAGAGCAATATGAGTATTTTGCAAAAATCAATGCCCTTAAAAAATGGCAGGGTGTTCAGGCAAGAATGCCTTTTGAAATCGAGATTTATTAA
- a CDS encoding Eco57I restriction-modification methylase domain-containing protein yields the protein MALFQNSVLNKHLNNLDDKEIEKAYEAFRSYFHDADIQENIRQSKEEQFQEGFLRELFVKILGYTLNPHKDYNLTTELKNEKGAKKTDGAILKDGKALAVIELKGTDTKDLDKVNDQAFSYKNHHSECVYVITSNFEKLRFFIHNAVEHIEFDLFHLTQDQFKVLWLCLQVDNILEGIPLKANKESILKEEQITKQLYKDYSSFKHQIWQNICKNSPELDQLLLFKKSQKLLDRFLFIFFAEDSGLLPPNSIFRMVERYDKLIELDAYKPLYEIFKQYFGYINTGRKGKARQDDIFEYNGGLFRKDEILDNIQIDDEVLKPHVLRLTEYDFQSEVDVNILGHIFENSLNEIENVTAELEGQEIDKSKTKRKKDGVFYTPKYITKYIVKNTVGRLCEEKKAELEIEDEQYAKGRRNRDKKVVKKLDAKLQQYRKWLLGITICDPACGSGAFLNQALEFLIAEHQFIDTLETQLLGYDFEFPGVEAKILEHNIFGVDINDESIEIAKLSLWLRTAQRGRKLTSLSNNIKCGNSLIDDPEVAGEKAFNWQKEFPNIFKQKELEAFHIVLTTHNSRVSERMRQNNIKAGPPVNLSLGEEIALTEIFRKIITENNYRCIAYNICKDHVHMILVCEEEALIGMVQQLKSLSSKEFNRLDHPIPPMGHPPMGHDPLKTQSGYNPSEHNNHLWSQKFFYANLDAWSFEHKGYGYRDEYIDRAREYIKNNRLKHELPESKKLESIIDTFTIDQDEAFKPQFTGGFDVVIGNPPYVKLEKIKPVSEALEKINYQTFDKRGDLYVLFVEKGFQLLKQNGLISYIMPNKWLQAGYGKKLREFLLTKQIDRLIDFGDIQIFEGATTYPVVFIARDNAPQKTFLAALLKETVSQDFESNVNINSHEFTTSEFSGDTWVISSGDDNKLLNRIGNKFPPLKKFVKGEANYGIKTGLSNAFTIDENIKQSIVSADPNATIFIKPFLQGRDIKRYIPASSLNYMIIIEKGFTKSAMNNTNASEQEAWEWFKNKYPGMADWLFPFSEKARKRTDKGDFWWELRTCDYYNDFAKPKIMYQVFQVKPCFIYDEQGLYCNNSMWILPTDNKALLGILNSKMGWWLITKYCTQIQNGYQLIWKYFGQIPIPDVSASRLEPFVNEIMSLKAQFNKLEISFTTLLQSKFTIEKLSKKLENWYELEFSEFLKELEKARKNAAKEQGQEYKKLSLSEEAEWMKYFNEQKAKAQELQSQINQTDKEIDQMVYELYGLTEEEIEVVESNP from the coding sequence ATGGCTCTATTCCAAAACTCAGTCCTCAATAAACACCTCAACAACCTTGATGATAAAGAGATAGAAAAGGCTTATGAAGCTTTTCGCAGTTATTTCCATGATGCTGATATTCAGGAAAATATTAGGCAAAGCAAAGAAGAACAATTTCAGGAAGGTTTTTTAAGAGAACTGTTTGTCAAAATACTTGGGTACACGCTTAACCCACATAAAGACTATAACCTTACCACAGAACTCAAAAATGAAAAAGGAGCCAAAAAGACTGATGGCGCAATACTGAAAGATGGTAAAGCATTGGCAGTAATAGAATTAAAGGGAACAGATACCAAAGACCTGGACAAGGTAAATGACCAGGCTTTCAGTTACAAAAACCACCACAGCGAATGTGTGTATGTGATTACTTCCAATTTTGAAAAGCTGCGGTTTTTCATCCACAATGCCGTAGAGCATATTGAGTTTGATTTATTTCATCTTACTCAAGACCAGTTTAAAGTACTTTGGCTTTGCCTTCAGGTTGACAATATTTTAGAGGGAATACCACTGAAAGCCAATAAGGAAAGTATTCTCAAAGAAGAGCAAATTACCAAACAGCTCTATAAGGACTATTCCAGTTTTAAGCACCAGATATGGCAAAACATCTGTAAAAATAGCCCTGAACTCGATCAACTATTATTATTCAAAAAATCACAGAAGCTTTTAGACCGTTTTCTGTTTATCTTTTTTGCTGAAGATAGCGGGCTCTTGCCTCCCAATTCTATTTTCAGAATGGTTGAGAGATATGATAAGCTTATAGAACTGGATGCGTACAAACCACTGTATGAAATATTCAAACAATATTTTGGCTATATCAATACCGGTAGAAAGGGGAAAGCAAGACAGGATGATATTTTTGAATACAATGGAGGCCTGTTTCGAAAAGATGAAATACTGGACAATATTCAGATAGATGATGAAGTATTGAAACCCCATGTACTAAGGCTTACTGAATACGATTTTCAAAGTGAAGTGGACGTCAATATTCTTGGACATATTTTTGAAAACTCACTGAATGAAATAGAAAACGTAACTGCTGAACTGGAAGGGCAGGAAATAGATAAGAGCAAGACCAAGAGAAAGAAAGACGGTGTTTTTTACACCCCCAAATACATTACCAAATACATAGTGAAAAACACTGTTGGCAGACTCTGTGAAGAGAAAAAAGCTGAACTTGAAATTGAAGATGAACAGTATGCTAAAGGAAGGAGAAACAGAGATAAGAAAGTTGTAAAAAAATTAGACGCTAAGCTTCAACAATACAGAAAGTGGCTATTGGGAATTACCATTTGTGACCCTGCTTGTGGTTCCGGTGCATTTTTAAACCAGGCATTGGAATTCTTGATAGCGGAACACCAATTTATTGATACTCTTGAGACACAGCTATTAGGTTATGATTTTGAGTTTCCAGGCGTAGAGGCAAAGATATTGGAACACAATATTTTTGGGGTAGATATAAATGATGAAAGTATTGAAATAGCCAAGCTTTCACTTTGGTTGAGAACTGCACAAAGGGGAAGAAAGCTCACTTCTTTGAGCAATAATATTAAATGTGGCAACTCATTGATAGATGATCCTGAAGTAGCAGGAGAAAAAGCATTCAACTGGCAAAAGGAATTTCCAAATATTTTTAAGCAAAAGGAGCTGGAAGCTTTTCATATAGTATTGACTACACACAACAGTCGTGTTTCTGAGCGTATGCGCCAGAATAATATTAAGGCTGGTCCGCCTGTCAATCTTAGTTTAGGAGAGGAAATTGCGCTTACTGAAATTTTCAGGAAAATAATTACTGAAAACAATTACCGCTGCATTGCCTACAATATTTGCAAAGACCATGTACACATGATTTTGGTCTGTGAAGAAGAAGCACTTATCGGAATGGTACAACAGCTCAAATCGTTGAGCAGTAAAGAGTTTAATCGACTAGATCATCCAATTCCTCCAATGGGTCATCCTCCAATGGGTCACGACCCATTGAAAACCCAATCAGGGTACAACCCATCAGAGCACAACAATCATTTATGGTCACAAAAGTTTTTCTATGCCAACCTGGATGCCTGGTCATTTGAGCACAAAGGCTATGGCTATAGGGATGAATATATCGATCGGGCGCGTGAATACATTAAAAACAATCGATTAAAACACGAATTGCCAGAAAGTAAAAAGCTTGAAAGCATTATTGACACATTTACCATAGATCAGGACGAAGCATTTAAACCTCAATTTACCGGGGGATTTGATGTGGTGATTGGGAATCCGCCTTATGTAAAACTGGAAAAAATAAAACCTGTATCAGAAGCACTTGAAAAAATCAACTACCAAACCTTTGATAAAAGAGGTGACCTATATGTGCTCTTTGTAGAAAAAGGATTCCAGCTCTTAAAGCAAAATGGCCTGATTTCATACATTATGCCCAATAAGTGGTTGCAGGCCGGATATGGAAAAAAGCTCAGGGAATTTTTGCTTACAAAACAAATAGATCGGTTAATTGACTTTGGTGATATTCAGATTTTTGAAGGAGCCACAACTTATCCGGTTGTCTTTATTGCAAGAGATAATGCACCACAAAAAACATTTTTAGCAGCACTGCTGAAAGAAACAGTCAGCCAAGATTTTGAATCCAATGTTAACATCAATTCCCATGAATTTACAACAAGTGAATTCAGTGGAGATACCTGGGTTATTTCTTCAGGAGACGATAACAAGCTACTGAATAGAATTGGCAATAAATTTCCTCCCCTTAAAAAATTTGTGAAAGGTGAGGCTAATTATGGTATTAAAACTGGCTTATCAAATGCATTTACAATAGATGAAAATATAAAACAATCAATTGTTTCAGCAGACCCTAATGCTACTATTTTTATTAAACCATTTTTGCAAGGAAGGGACATCAAACGATATATACCCGCTTCTTCCTTAAATTATATGATAATTATTGAGAAAGGTTTTACAAAATCAGCAATGAACAACACAAATGCTTCTGAGCAAGAAGCCTGGGAATGGTTTAAAAATAAATATCCTGGTATGGCTGATTGGCTGTTTCCTTTTTCAGAAAAAGCCAGAAAAAGAACGGATAAGGGTGATTTTTGGTGGGAGCTGAGAACCTGTGATTACTACAACGATTTTGCAAAACCCAAAATCATGTATCAGGTTTTTCAGGTGAAACCCTGTTTTATCTATGATGAACAAGGCTTATATTGTAATAACTCCATGTGGATACTTCCCACAGACAACAAAGCACTACTCGGAATCTTAAATTCAAAAATGGGCTGGTGGTTGATCACAAAATATTGCACCCAAATTCAAAATGGTTATCAGTTGATCTGGAAATATTTTGGTCAAATCCCAATTCCTGATGTTTCAGCCTCCAGATTAGAGCCCTTTGTAAATGAGATAATGAGTCTGAAAGCGCAATTCAACAAACTGGAAATCTCATTCACCACATTATTACAATCAAAATTTACTATAGAGAAACTAAGTAAAAAATTAGAAAACTGGTATGAGCTGGAATTTTCAGAATTCCTAAAAGAACTGGAAAAAGCCCGAAAAAATGCAGCCAAAGAACAAGGGCAGGAATACAAAAAACTCTCCCTATCAGAAGAAGCTGAATGGATGAAGTATTTCAATGAGCAAAAAGCCAAAGCCCAGGAACTACAATCCCAAATCAATCAAACTGATAAGGAAATAGACCAAATGGTGTATGAGCTGTATGGTTTAACAGAGGAGGAAATTGAGGTTGTGGAATCCAACCCCTAA
- the folK gene encoding 2-amino-4-hydroxy-6-hydroxymethyldihydropteridine diphosphokinase → MKKAILLCGSNIGERENQLLLSQTLLELGGQLNILKISSLYETAPWGDREQSAFLNQALLIETSLSPMELLHHLKDIEIKAGRVNTRKWGPRALDIDILYYGDDVIIEENTLCIPHAEVQNRAFALVPAAEIAPHWIDPRNGKTIAELCVLCPDSLPVKKLALTGDAI, encoded by the coding sequence ATGAAAAAAGCAATACTCCTTTGCGGTTCTAATATTGGTGAGAGAGAAAATCAGCTGCTATTATCCCAAACTTTGCTGGAATTGGGTGGGCAACTGAATATCCTTAAAATTTCCTCCTTGTATGAAACTGCCCCCTGGGGCGACCGTGAACAATCTGCATTTCTCAATCAGGCACTTTTGATTGAAACATCACTTAGCCCAATGGAATTGCTCCATCATTTGAAAGATATTGAAATAAAAGCCGGCAGGGTCAATACCAGAAAATGGGGCCCCCGGGCATTGGATATTGACATTCTTTATTATGGAGATGATGTGATTATAGAAGAAAATACACTTTGCATTCCACATGCCGAAGTGCAAAACCGGGCATTTGCTTTGGTTCCCGCTGCAGAAATTGCGCCACACTGGATAGATCCGAGAAATGGAAAAACAATTGCTGAACTTTGTGTTTTGTGCCCGGATTCTTTGCCAGTGAAAAAATTAGCACTAACAGGCGATGCAATATGA